Genomic window (Helicobacter sp. MIT 21-1697):
AAAATAATCCCCCCTTGCCTTTCCTAAACTTGGGTCTATGCCAATGGTGATAGAATCTATGCTTTGGGGCAGCACATCATAGGTGCTATAAGTGCTAAGAGGCGCATTTTCTTTATCAAGCGGGAGATTTTGAAATTCTGAATAAAAACTCGCGCTATCTTGGAGATAATCACTCAAAATATCCTTTATATTCGCATTTTTATCATCAAGCTTAAAGCCTTTGGGCTTAAAAGTATGGAGAGTAGCAGGAGAGAGCTCTTCTAAATTCGTAGGAAATGCTAGCACCAAAGGAAAATTAAAGGTTTTAAAATCCTCTCGCGCAGCACATCTTTGCAAAAGGCTATCATAATGCAAAGTCGTGCCTACAAGTAGAATCTGATAGGTAGAGCTAAAGCGCGAGGGCAGCTTCAAAATAGCTTTATTAAACCATTTATAGAGCTTGTCCCTTTGTGTTTTGCTCTCAATATTCTCATCATTTTCTATATCATCACACACAATCAAATCAGGGCGCATTGATAAAAAATTGCTCCCGCGAATCTTCCTCTGCGCCCCAAAGGCTTTAATCTTGCAAGGCTTGCCATCTACGCAAAAGCTCATCTCCTCTGCACTCCACACATTAAAAGGTGTGAGCGCAAAATCTCGCTTTAAATTGACATTATCCTCTAGCTCTGTTTTGAGTAAATCAATGCCCTCTTTGGCTAAATCAAGCGTGGAGCTAATGAGTAGCACATATCGCTTTTGCCCGCGTGAAATTTGCCAAAGACTAAAGAGCCTTGAGATAAGCGTTGTTTTTGCCGCGCCACGATAGGCTTTAATCACAAGTTTATTCTCTTTGATATGCGGAAGCTCCTCATACACCCATTTTCTAAACACAGAGCTTTCATTGATTTTAACTTCGCTTCGGGCAAGTAAATTGCCCTTGCTCCTAAAGCCCTGCGGGGGGCACTCATTTTGAAATCCTATGTGATGTCCTAAATAGGTTTGGACAAAGAATCTAAAATCCTCTTTGGCTCTTTTGCTCCTTTGTTCTTTATCTTTGTCATTGAGTGTGGGCAAAGCTTTAAGAAATGCTCTTAATTCATTAATAGACATTTCACTCATAAAAATACCTTTTTAAACCCATTTAAATGGCTTTAAAATCGTTTTAATATGAAAGGGCAAGGGGTAGATATGTTTTTTCATCTTTGCTCCTTAAAAACCTTATTAATGATTTTTTCCGCATTTTGTCCCAAAAACTCTACGACAATCGTGTTATTTTCCTCTAGGGCAATCTTTGCAATCTCATTGATGGTTTCTTTTGCTGTTTGCATAAGCTTGTTTTTAAGCGAAAATTCATCATTTTTGGGAGCTTTCAAGCGCCAATATGTTTGCGCATACTGATGCAGCTTCTCTAATGTGCTCGGACTTAGCTCATCGCTTTTGCTCTCTTCTATAAATTTCTCAAAGCTTGAAATGAGTGTGCTTAAAAACACCGCTTCTTTATCTTTTATAGAATCCACATCGCGTCTTGCATTTAAAAGTAGATAATCCCAATTAATCCCCGCTTTTAAATCTGCTTTTTTATGATAGTAAAAAGTGCTACGAGCGATATGGTGCATTTGGCAAATATCATTTATATCAACTCCTGCGATATAGGCTTCTCTGATTTTTTCTCGCAATTTCTTTCCTTAAGATACTTTTTATAAGCGCAACTCTATAACGCTACTGCTCTGTTTTTTTGTAAGGATTTTAGGAAATTTAAACAAGGAGCAAAACTACACTTTCATCATTGCTTTATGCAACTAAGTCTTAAAGGAGCAGCTATGAAGGACATCATTTGCCTTTATGAATGCAACAAAATAGGAAGTGGAGAGAAAGTAAAAATCAGCCCAAGCGGAGAGTTTGTAGGCATTGATGGACGCAAATATTCTCTTGATGCTGCCAAAGTGATACAAAACACCGCTACTTTGGGTGTGGATTTAATGCTTGATAAAAACCACGAAGACAAAGAGGCTATGGGGTGGTTTGATTGCAAAAGTTTGGAAGAGAGAGAAGATGGGATTTATGCGAGCTTGGAGCTTAATTCCGCAGGAGAAAGTCTTGTGCGAGATAAGATTTATCGCTATCTCTCCCCTGCGTATGCAAAAGGTAAGCTAAGCGATGGCGTATGTGAGGTGGTGCGTATAGCAAGTGTGGGATTAGTCAATCGTCCCAATGTCTTAAAAGAAGCACTCAATAAAGAAAAAGAAGGGGCTGAAGTGGGATTAACTCCCAGCGAGCAAGAAATTCAAATGAGAGAACAAGGAGAGAAAATGAACGAGCAAGAAATAAAGGCTTTACAAGAAGAGATTAAAGCACTCAAAGCGCAAAATGAGGCACTTGTGGCAGAGATTAAAGCACTCACTGAAGAAAAAGGCGCACTTGAACACAATGCCATTAAAGAAAGGGTAGAAAATGCCATCAAAAATGGTGAAATGCTCCCCTCTCGCAAAGAGAGTGCTTTGGCTCTCAACAAAGAAAGTTTAGATTCTTATCTTGAAATCGCAAAAAGCGAAGCGCAAAATGTGCTCAAAAATAAGAGCCTAAACTTGAGTGTTCAGGGCGAACAAGAACAAATTGATGAGGGTGTAAAAGCCCAACTTGGTATCTAAAGGAGAAACAATGGCACAACTTAATTCCGCCTATATGGCACAAGTAAGCAAGGGACTTTCAAAGGTATTTAATGAT
Coding sequences:
- a CDS encoding DUF1804 family protein, which gives rise to MREKIREAYIAGVDINDICQMHHIARSTFYYHKKADLKAGINWDYLLLNARRDVDSIKDKEAVFLSTLISSFEKFIEESKSDELSPSTLEKLHQYAQTYWRLKAPKNDEFSLKNKLMQTAKETINEIAKIALEENNTIVVEFLGQNAEKIINKVFKEQR
- a CDS encoding phage protease; translation: MKDIICLYECNKIGSGEKVKISPSGEFVGIDGRKYSLDAAKVIQNTATLGVDLMLDKNHEDKEAMGWFDCKSLEEREDGIYASLELNSAGESLVRDKIYRYLSPAYAKGKLSDGVCEVVRIASVGLVNRPNVLKEALNKEKEGAEVGLTPSEQEIQMREQGEKMNEQEIKALQEEIKALKAQNEALVAEIKALTEEKGALEHNAIKERVENAIKNGEMLPSRKESALALNKESLDSYLEIAKSEAQNVLKNKSLNLSVQGEQEQIDEGVKAQLGI